The Onychostoma macrolepis isolate SWU-2019 chromosome 20, ASM1243209v1, whole genome shotgun sequence nucleotide sequence TTCATGCACAGTCATGTCAACCAGATACTGAGAGACACAGTTGCATCATCGTGTCATGTGTGCTGGGATGCAGTATTTTGCACTTACTTTGTAGTAATTTGAGTGTGTTGGCTGAAATAAGTTTGTATGaataaaggttttgttttgGGAGAATCATATTTCTTATCTGTTGTATTTGAGCAGGACCGGGATGCGCTTTGGTGACACATGAAACAAATGCCCAACATTACGTGTCTTTACATCATTTCCATCATGTTTGATGTGCTTGCAGATCACAGGAAGAATTTACTGATTCAAATGTGTCCTGTAGAGTTACAAGTAGGCCTAAGCATTTCCTAATTTCActtcaatttttatttgttataggCCTACTTCatcttttgttatattttttttatactgtcatcatttgtaaagtagatatatatatatatatatatatactttctTTTACCAAATTTACCTgtatttactttcttttcatatttggcgacttttttggaaaaatggagacttttgagGGTGGTTCTAGAgattttctgagggaggggcttggCAACACTGATTGTTCACTGACACAGATTGCGGGATTGCTGAAATATATTATCAAGGGAAATTATTCTCAGGTCGGTGTACATTAATCTATCCTGTATTTAAGACCGAAACTACAATGGAAACTAGAATGTAAAAATGGCGCTGCTTTCTTTGCGTTGCCGCAagggaaggtttttttttgttgttgtttgtttgttttttgtcgcAAGGGAAAGTCATTCACGTTGAGATTTAGGTAAAGTACTGTCATGGCGGAGCAACAGGTCGAAGAGAATATTGCTGAGATAGTATGTTTATTGCAACTTAACTAAGTGATTTTTAGAGAGTAGGATGGCAGATGCATCTAAATGATAACTGGTTTGTAATCACATAGGCTACTTGCGCAAAATAGCCTAGGCTTATATTTCTAGCCTTAtacacaatttttttgtttgttttaaattttcaaaaaaaaaaaaaaaattatttcgaATTTCTTTCTTAGATTTTAACattaatggtttgttaacaAAACCAACTATTACTtaagctacattttttttccctctgaaaaataaaatggccTTATCTGTGACATCTAAGCTACAGTCTGTTTCCGTTACACCCTGCTAAATTAATTTCTTCTCCATTATCCCTAATTATATGTTCCAAATCAACAGAGTTCTGCCTTGGATCACAGACCCACAGTGCCCATCTCTCGTGCCCCTCTGATTTAGTCTGGTTTACATGATGTCCTTTTAAGGCAGGTCTGTTTGTCACGACTGTGGGTGTCTGGTCCTCATGGGAGCTGGTCATGCCGACTTCAGTAATGAAGAGTCTTTCCATAACACATCATCCGCCTACTCCAGTCATATGTTTACAGGCACGGTCCTCTTGAAGGTCCACTTTACAGCACTTCCCAGCCACCTGGTCCTTTTGTAATTGCTTCATTACATGTCATTTAGCACAGGCTTTGGCTCTTAGCCTTCTTGAAAATATTAACCTTTCATGAGTACTGTATCCTGTAAGCTCAGATAAACCTAAGGACAATTCTAGCATTTTGTCAGTTTTTATCAGACATTTAACAGAGATGCCTTTGTCTAGAGCAATTTAAGATTGAACTCTGATGAGTTCACCTGCCGTCTGTTCTACAATAATTTGGTCTGGACTGACCTTATGTAATCTTTAATTTTCTTGCTGATTCATTATTCCAATCCACCCACACTCTAATGTGTCATATGTGGCTACACACTCGGGTCATGTCTAATGCATGAGgaaagactatatatatatatatatatatatatatattattattattattattttgaaatgtgcatATGATTCTAGAAAACGCCAGGATAATTTCACACATTTGATTTGGCTTTTCCCACTTTCTCCTTATTTGTTACTCCCACCATCTGTCCTCTCACACCAGAGGCAGTTCAAAATAATGTGTAAAGAATCTTAGAATGAAGagctgtgacttgactcatgTAGCTAAATTCATGGACTCAAAAGCCTTCagctaaaatcaaacaaaaatattttattgaaaaaaatatataacctAACATAAGCATCATTCTTCTATGAACATAAAAATCATGCTTGAATGGTCCCTTTTGACCCACTTTGTGGGTGTGAATGTTCACAGAAATCCTATGCTATGTGAGATACAGCTTTTAGAGCCTTTTGCCTTAAAAGGACATAAACCATTCTTGAAGTATTTCAAAATGGCAAGTGACCCATACCATCTGTTTATGACATAATGAAAAGTCACTTACATATGCATGCTGGCTAAAAATGAAAAGAGTTATTCTGTAATGatggggggaggggggggggggctgTATTTAATGACATCTTCACGGTGATTCTCTGACATCAGAGGAGTGAATTAAAGTCATCCGCATCTATCTTTGACAGaagaaaaaatatcaaatagGTAATCTATTTTGGCCCACATGATGAGTGTAGAAATTAATCAAGGATGGCTCTTAAAGGTATTTGATAAGATTAAACATGTGCGTCACCAAATCCCGTTTCCTCCACTTTGTGAATAACCTGGATGAAAAATTGTTAACACAATTACTTTTGGTCACCAAATTCAGGTTTTACAGTTCTGTTTCCATAATTCTCGATCCGTGTATGATTTAAGGTCAGATTAGGACACTAGTTCCCAAATGTTTTAAACCCTTTTAGTGTTAAGGTGGATGTATTTTGTTtctgcaatttttttaaaaagatgtaTGTACAGAGATCCAACAGGGTCCTTTGATGTGAAATATGTCAGTCATTCTAGTCCTGTGGGTGATATGCAGATACTTTCTTCTGAGGGCATCTGCTCCCCCATTGTTTCTATATCCCATGGTATGTGTGTGGTTTGTCCTGTGAGGACCCCTACGAAATGTCAGGCAATAGAAACCGCAAACATTAGCAGACAGAATCTCCTCAGGAACTTCAGTCCACAAAGGCAACGAGAGGCCATTCGAGGTGAACTAGGGTACATACTCATGAAACATGccacattatattttaaaaagtgattCAAAAGACAAAACGTTGCATAAGATTTTAATCTTTGGATGAAGCTGCAGGTGTAATCACTCTACCATTCACAGTGACGTTGATTGACAAGACTGATGCCACAGGAGATTTCATAAGCATTGTCACCCCATCCAAaggcttttgaaagaagtgttttatgctaaccaaggctgcatttatttggtcaaaaatgcagaaatattattacagtttaaaataaccattttctgtttaatatattttaaaatgtattatattcctgtgatggcaaagctgaattttcagcagccattattccactctttagtgtcacattattcttcaaaaagtttaaaatattttgtttgtgtacttgcaaaaacaattttagagcctattcttaaagggatagtccccccagaatgaaaattctctcCTCCTTTACTCACTGAcatgtccttccaaacccaTCTGACTTACTTTTATCTGtgtaacacaaaagaagacattttgaagaatgttggtaatcaaacaATTTCGGTTTCGATTGACTTCATGGGAACTGTTTGTTCCCGAAACCGAAAATATCACCCAATTCATGTTTTCTCCACTTTTCCATTCCACATTTCCTtcactacactctcagaaataaaggtacaaaagctgtcactggggcggtaccttttcaaaaggtacatgtttgtacctaaagggtccattttagtactttaaaggtacatattagtacttaaagtgtacatatttgaacctaataggcaCAAAAGCAacgtgatctcacagaattccgtgtaatgttcacggacttaattaacctccgaatctgtggtggcatcacggaatcgccgaaaattccgtgggctcacagaagtgataccaatgtaagtcagtgacaggcatcagccgtgctccacgcccgtttcacaccgcaagcgtgagcagcgcgtatttttttcggcgcccatgttaacaaatgagtgcaTTCACACCGGGAGCAGGAGCAGCGCGTGAGCGTCAAGCAGGAGCGTCGCGTGAGCAGCGCTGCAGCGATGGTTTCGgcgccgagtctatttttgctgcgccgctcacgctcaattaaagtgacagcacacttttgatggacaaaataaatatttcacacaaaacgtgctaaaaatgcacagaataagcATGTCTAGTGTGTTTTAAGACGAATTGGAGTAtgtcaggaaagaaaatgaacaattaaaaatatgtgtagaatatttacccattttaacttgtttttaatttttaattgccataagcaaattataacttaaagcattttatcaaactcacaacgaacaattcatcttgctcaggatcttaagttacaatggagtatatacagtaggcctacataataaattcattattcattcattattgacagcttctataagaaatggagatatgggtaaaagtatatattattaaaacataataattacaaaaaaaacaaaaaaaacagcactttctatatttgagtatgactgaaacaacatgataggagatgtttttgttgttgaacaTTTACACACTAATCCCCAAGACTTCAAAACTTTCAAGTTTATAACTGACcaacttctaaaaacaaatttatagttgtctttgtaaagaaatatgtcgctttggagccgctgctgtgacgctgaacaaacgcttccagtgtgaatactctggtgagtctgcagctgcagtgacgctgTAGTTACGCTGACGTGATGCTGCCGCGAagctcacgcttgcggtgtgaaacgggcgttagcatcaatatgccgacgcgatactgggacatttatcgtcattattgttcagaactgggtaggtttagggtaggggtggggtcaggtactccagtgaaagtataactgcatcggagtcactctttttacgttgaaccagtgaatccgtgcatggaccacggctgatgccttctgtgagcccatcacggaattttcggcgattccgtgataccaccacagattcggaggttaattaagtccgtgaacattacacggaattctgtgagatcaggttgcacaaaagtgtaccttttgaaaaggtaccgccccagtgacagcttttgtacctttatttctgagagtgtacaatCATCAGAAAGCATTTTACCGTAACTTAAGTGTTCTattaatgcactgtaaaaaaaaaaaagttgagccaacttaaaattttaaggcaaccagcttcagcagatttttgagtttgctcaacttatttttgtgggagattctcaaatttttgttgtataaacttaaaacaacaagttgagaaaactccaaaatctgctgaagctggttgacttaattttttttttttttttttttttttacagtgtggattcAGTCTAAATAGCATTTTGTTTCCATTTATAAAGAGTGCCACTCACAGCACCATCTTAAAATATGCAGGGAATGTCCAGCtccttatattttaaattgggcTAAGAGGTAGAAAAAATAAGATAGCATTTTATGTTGCTATTGCTATGGCGTAAACAGTCTTTGCTCATCTGAAGCTAATGGGAATATGCTGAGGGACAgtgctatttttttttggttgaatGGAATGCTGAGGCTTAATGTGATGAAGAAGTCCCCATGGACAACTGATGGCTGGAGTACACAGTGTGAGAGACAAACTTAGGCTGAGGGATACTTCAGGTCACTTTAAAACCATCGAGTCATACAATTTCCAGTATCACTGGTATGGATTGTCCATTcaactaattatttttattggtgCTAGATATTTGTTTTACTCAACTAGTTTGGTTTATGAGGCCAAATATATAGTTGAAAGGGATATTAAAGTCTGTGTTAATTAAGCAAATGATTCCCTTTAGACAGCACTCTGCTGATTAAATGTGTCATCTCCCTAATGCAGTGTCccataaaacataaatttacCATTTACAGTGTGACATCTTACTATGCACTAATTTGTATTGTTTGACGTATATAAGCATATAGAATGAACTGAGACTCATCTGTAGGGTTTGGCTTGCATTTCATGCATTCTAACAGAGATTGATGATTCAAAGATGGGAATAAGCGTCTACTTGTGCAGACATCTGGTTACTGTCACTGTCCTTCTGCTATCTTAAAGTGCTTTGAAAGCTGTGGTTCAAAATACAATTCATGTGTCTGACATTTCTCAGAGAATCTGGCCaacattacatattatataattagAAGCTAATAAtctaattaagaaaaaaataataaaatggctAGAAACTGCTTTGGCAAGACATTTTTCATAAACTAACTACTTTGCAGCACAAAAGAATGATTACGCTTGTTGTCcatataaatatagaaatatggaTATAAACATGAACCAAaatctatataataataataatacattatttaattatttaaacttttattcatttgatgCCTCTTTTATTCAGAATCATTAAAAATCAATATTCATGGaattttcaaagtgaaatgatggctttgtataataataataataataataatacaggaCAAGTTTAATTCCCGAATATGTGCCCATTTTAAACAGTCATAACCACTCCACTTCAGAAAACTTGCTTTACATTTATAAGATatataactaataaatactatCTGGTGTTTAGGACACCTTTCTTTCTAGTATAAGCAATCACTTTATAGCTCATAAGGTGGACACATTTCTGGTTTAATAATCATTGCActgaatgaaaaatatttgtttattcatacattatatttcagttattaTATATCTTCCTCATTCCACGCTGATTTATAAAAGACACTTAGTTAAAATGTCAACATGGGTGAGTTTGCACAGTGAATCTTTCCTACTTGCCAGGTATTCTGCATTCAGACAGATATTCCATTCCTGAGCATTCCTGAACTCTATAGGCAAAGTCTTTTAAGTTGCTTTAAACAGTGTTTAACTTGCTCACAATTACTACACAATGAAGTAAACGCTACTGAAGGATGTTTGTCCATCATTGGACAGTGAATGGCTCATTTTCCAAAAATACATCTCAGGAACCATGATCCTATCGCTTAACCACAATCCTTATCAATCCATTATCATTATCTTATAATCCATTATACATCAGTTAGTTTTTGTCCTCGATTTGATTTGCCAAGAAGTGTTCCAAGACTTTAAATTTAGTATAACGGCACtgtgttttaacattttgtaattttaactttttgtatCACCCCACTTAGAAAAACAGGAGTAAATGTGGAGCTGAGTCCATGTACTACTTCATTAAATTTGACTTATTTTGGAACTACTGTAATTGGAAAAAGATCAACACACTAACTGGCCAAtttttgtctaaaatgtaagttgttGGATATTAATTGCAGGTTTatagaactgttgtataaaagctAGATCGCATAATTGTTCTGTTATTCTGAATATGAGCGTGGCTGTGATTAACTGCAAATGAATTATGCCACAGTGCCCGTTTTTCAGCAGCCTTGGTTCCGGAAGTATTTTTCCcatagaaatgtttaaaaagtctTCGTCAAAGAGTTATAAGCCATAAACTAAATCAACCAGCCATGAGGTGAATCACATCATTACAAActtgatttgaagcaaaaaattatttgaaaatctgtcaAGACTGTATACTTAACAGTTTTAATGTGGGAAAGAAGCATTGCAAATGACATCAATTAAAAATTATGGAAAAATATGTGCTTCATAGGAGTGATTGGATGCTAAACAGCTTTTTTGGGGGGCAATTTGCTTGATGTGATTGTCTGATTGGTGGAGATTTCTCTTcagaatcatgggtaatgtactTTTATACCAGGAATTCTGCTGACaaacacaattatttaaaaaataagttaaaatagtgaagtcttttttaaaaaaagcatgtaACCTCAATTAACAACGTGTAGCTCACAGTAGGTCTGTCTTAAAAGGCTTGTAAGTTATCGTTAAATTCCtcaatggagaaaatgaatgggatttttacttTCAGAACCCATCTATTGCACTCTTTAATGTAACAACttttaaatgagctttttaaAAGCAGGTAGGTCAACACAGTTTCTGTCCTTTAAATAGAAAGAAAATCAGTATGTACTGTATGACTTCTTCTCTCACGTTCGCAGTTGTTATTTCTCTCGCTGCACAGTCATCACAGTTAATGTCATATAATTACGTGTCACACAAATAATCTGGTGTCAGACTCCACTTGCTGCGTTCTCGGTGTCCTTGGTAACCAACTCCTCTTGCAATGGAGACGAGCCCTCCATTAACTCCAGACCACGTTCTGTCAAAGAGGAGACATCAGGTCTCGCAATGTGGCTTGTCCAAGATGCTAGGTCAGATGTGGGAGAGGCTGAATCCCACATGCTTGACTGATCCTCAGTGGCACTGACCACAGAAATGCCGTTTTGTTTAGTAGAAGATGTGGATCCATGGGCCAAAGGAGGTTCACGTGATGCACCTGCTACAAGAACACTAGTTTCCGACACATGGCTAACTTCTACTGTACTAAAACGTCCTGGTTTTTCGTGAATGTGCACTGAGTCAAACGTTCCTGTTTGGTCagtattctttgtttttgttgtgggGATATTGAGAAGGCCTTCATGATCTTTATTATCATCCCAGTGTTGTTGTCTATGCGAAGAAGTGGAGTGGGCATACGTGGGGGTCTCTGTCGATCTCAGGCTGACCGGTGGTGTATTATTCATCTTGTTCGTGGTTGGTACATCACTTGGTATGATGTTATTTGTGTTTATGGGCATAATTGCAGCCGTCACCAAAACATCTGCCCGTCCAGACACAGATGCAGACGTCGGTTTCCATATCAAACTGTAATAAATTGCCAGTATTATAGCAGCCAAAGACACCGACAAGACATATGCGAATACAGTAGCCAGTCTCACCCACTTTTTATTGGTTTTAGCAGCCATTTTAGCTTTTTTGTCTCCAGTGTATGTGGCCGGTTTGCCCCGTTCCATGTTCGGCATAAAGTCCCGTTCCCTCATGTTCGCGCGGATTCTCCCTCTGTGCTCCTGGACGCCGTCCGTCTTGAACGCTTGTTATTGACAGATTATTCAAGAGAACTGCTCACGGTTTGATACACAGCGTTTGTCGATTATCCACGTcgctgtgttttattcattcatcATTCCTCCAATCTTGCAAATCCACAATAGCGATCCGTTTCCAGCATGACAGTCGCGTGTGGACGTTATTCCATGCAGAGACGTTTCCAGAGCGCTTATAGATGACCTATTGCTAGATAGGAAATAGCCTACAGCGATCTCACCCCGTCTGAAGCAGAACCAGTGCTGATATGTGATTCATATGCTGAATGACATGAGAACGAACAGTGTTATGCAGTGAGGGAAGCGTGTGCTAAAGAGCGAATATAAAGGGAGGCGGGTCTCACTAGTGCGCACTAACTAGTCGCTGCCCACAGCTAAACGTCATGCTGCCAGAATCCCCCTGACTGTGTTTTTTGGGTAGTGGACAAATAACGTGGATATGAGGGAACATGTGTCACATTCTGTTCTaattctgttttaatgttttagatgCCCGCACTGCTATTGTCACAAATGTCAACCGCCCATTTCTTGTTATTTCACTAACTTTATAAATCATTGCACAACTATACACAAATAGACAGACGTTTTGACAAATTTTGGTCCTTTGTCACGGGTGCCAATTCGTTTAATTGTTTGCAGTATTCTGCAGTTTAGTTTTATAAACCCTGGCAAAGAACAGGTGTTTTCATACAGAagtgtttaaatgtgatttgtCGAAATTTATTTCTTATATCAACCTAAACAATGTCAgatataataacaaaatgttATATGCCTATTGGTAGCATCATATGTCTTGGCATAGCTATTATTAatcatggggggaaaaaatcaatcAAAGATTTACCGCAGGCACAAATTTTTGCCTggtttaaaaataatcattttgctccttgtgcttttgttttgacACATTAGTCACCAAGTGCATGGATGCCACCAGCTGGACAAACCGCTACACTGCACtatgactgaaataataacctGAGATTATGCATTCACCTAAATAATAGTTAAATTAATATCAGTatgtttataattaaatataaattattatatgtaaCCATTTGTCATATTAAAAGTCTTTGGATGGTTAAGTGATTGGGATAAATACTATCTGAAGATCTGAAAGGcaaaatttgaaaatgtttggAGATGAGTTGATATGTCTCATTGTGTGCAGCTACTTCTCATTTTTACTCGCTGTCTGTTTAACACCtctcagcatttttttttaggaagTGTTGCCACTAGATTGCCTGACGTCTGGCAATGCAGGACAGCATCAGACTATGTTTTTGGTTTAGTGGTGTATTCAGGACTTCAACCTCTGAAACCTGCACTTGGTTGAGGGTGCTGAACATGTAACCTAATGGggtataaaaatgaatttggcTTTTCATGTAAGCAAATGGCACACAAATGAAAGCTTCTTGCATAGTATTGAGTTGGCATGTAAGTGTGGTTCTctatttctttacattttatacatcAGTTAGTTGtatcaaaatgaaaatgccagAAGTAGCCTATTAAATTTATACAAACATAGCTTTGTGTATACAGAAAGTGCATGCatatcaataaatataaaaaataataaactaatagacctacagaaaacacagaaatcAAGTGATTATGctaatcattattttaaacaatatttaggactttttgtaattatttaggctataaataaataaattgcttgATTGCTTGATTGATTGAACAtcagtgtccaaaataaacgaATCTGACCTAAGAGTTCAGTcttgtttttggaaaaaaaaaaaaaaaatcacgggTTCACTTTTGTGTCAAACAGATTACACAGTCTGAGGAAGTGATGTCAAAAGacaatgtgtatatatataagacTGGGAACTGAAAGCAAAACCTGTTACTAAGGAGAAAAAATGACTTTGCTCTTGTGCACATGTCTTGGATTGCTGTTCAACTTGATTGAGTGTTCAACTGTTGATTTTAATGCAGGTAATGAAGAAAAATGGCAGTCATTGGATAGTTTTCAtaactaatataatatatttcataatttatatatgttttttttattattaagttgGCAGGTAAGTAACTTCAAGGATATCTGTGCTCAGGAGGTTTATGGATTTACTGATGAATAATGAATGCTAACTATAATGAGAAAATATCTCAGATTGAGTTGTATGTTGCTACTAGATAGATAGTATTTTCTGTTTATGTAGTGATTTTTACACATTTGTCATGCATATTTAAAAGACGTTTTTATGGTTTCCCCCTTTTTGATCATAATaacacttatttttaatgtaaagattatgtttatgtttacattAAGGTGCTGATATTGTAGAAGAGAAGGAAGTTGTCCTTGGAGGGCATGTGAGTTTGCC carries:
- the zgc:153157 gene encoding uncharacterized protein zgc:153157 — its product is MRERDFMPNMERGKPATYTGDKKAKMAAKTNKKWVRLATVFAYVLSVSLAAIILAIYYSLIWKPTSASVSGRADVLVTAAIMPINTNNIIPSDVPTTNKMNNTPPVSLRSTETPTYAHSTSSHRQQHWDDNKDHEGLLNIPTTKTKNTDQTGTFDSVHIHEKPGRFSTVEVSHVSETSVLVAGASREPPLAHGSTSSTKQNGISVVSATEDQSSMWDSASPTSDLASWTSHIARPDVSSLTERGLELMEGSSPLQEELVTKDTENAASGV